A stretch of the Schistocerca serialis cubense isolate TAMUIC-IGC-003099 chromosome 2, iqSchSeri2.2, whole genome shotgun sequence genome encodes the following:
- the LOC126457878 gene encoding uncharacterized protein LOC126457878, which yields MTVTIHAVHDRYRGKSVEKAMLYKEMPCEVNLVLGHNHSVESAAALRFRQPSSDVKEKLISLFERGHSPATALESIKVEIQLNCSDYPLVLADRSRCRDYNFYHYLFNKVFKRKYGPTDFNKEGKQLLQQRLEEYNSVVGAVCAKMIQKDDYIVCICSPLMQKVHTHVKAASKLVFMDSTGSLDHDSSRVFVLLTHSECGGLPLGVLIMSSESCGVIEMGLELLKEIVGGKIFLGETSMAQVCF from the exons ATGACAGTGACAATTCACGCTGTGCATGATAGATACAGAGGTAAGTCTGTAGAGAAAGCAATGCTCTACAAGGAAATGCCGTGTGAGGTTAACTTGGTGTTGGGTCATAACCACAGTGTTGAGAGTGCTGCTGCTTTAAGATTTAGGCAACCATCAAGTGATgtcaaagaaaaattaatatcCCTGTTTGAAAGAGGTCATTCACCAGCCACTGCTCTTGAGTCAATAAAGGTTGAAATTCAGCTGAATTGTTCAGATTACCCTTTAGTCCTTGCAGACAGAAGCAGGTGTCGTGATTACAACTTTTACCACTATTTGTTCAATAAAGTTTTTAAAAGAAAGTATGGGCCAACAGACTTCAACAAAGAAGGAAAGCAGCTGTTGCAACAGAGGTTAGAGGAATACAACAGCGTAGTTGGAGCTGTGTGTGCCAAGATGATTCAGAAAGATGATTATATAGTATG CATTTGCTCACCACTGATGCAAAAAGTCCATACTCATGTAAAAGCTGCTTCCAAACTTGTATTTATGGATTCCACTGGTTCTCTGGATCATGATAGCAGCAGAGTGTTCGTTTTACTTACTCACAGTGAGTGTGGAGGTTTACCACTAGGAGTTCTGATTATGTCTTCAGAAAGCTGCGGAGTTATAGAAATGGGACTAGAGTTGCTGAAAGAGATAGTGGGGGGGAAAATATTTTTGGGGGAAACATCAATGGCCCAAGTGTGTTTCTGA